The Engystomops pustulosus chromosome 1, aEngPut4.maternal, whole genome shotgun sequence genome has a window encoding:
- the LOC140070826 gene encoding uncharacterized protein, with product MPSPGDLGKYVLGCYRGTLNGKLGMFELRDAKLRPTSAPVNYVAGADQELQKVVSEVIPVPGLKWEEVFSMETQVVPRKNLWLEWVRYTVKAHNISVGCIACAGANPHLTTHPYVIPHIDKLTCLMKLLKGQNTSDCLEYLPLVHVKSEVRPPGEIWVEQGNYTCVSSDITNAKAPLGVFEKGFCQEIVTIDPDLLSDHTSFLYDVFWLCGNGKLRNRLPQSWKGQCALVKLVLPFLMLPWDPTYKNEPVKIKRSLSNTDYGQDPDVYIDSIGVPRGVPDRYKAQDQIAAGFASIIPQVQINKNVDWINYVYYNEQRFVNYSRDAFTSIVEELGPNTRMTLQNRMTLDMILAEKGGVCGMIGEDCCTYIPQNSGAGGKTLIAIKKITALATEMKENAGVDTSWAAWFTSWTGGWKALFQQIGLVLLGMFILALFLLCCCIPLYKRLAKKIAKNKAKGVFPNIDKQSVCYMSMRNRNLPDLPEISVLSEQPDVPVLEPPNSSPIDDLPTIVISEYLAPSPIVEALV from the coding sequence ATGCCTTCCCCAGGAGATTTAGGTAAATATGTGCTAGGATGTTACAGGGGGACGCTAAATGGGAAGCTTGGGATGTTTGAATTGCGGGACGCCAAATTGAGACCCACAAGTGCCCCAGTGAACTACGTAGCAGGAGCAGATCAAGAACTACAGAAAGTAGTAAGCGAGGTAATACCAGTTCCCGGGTTAAAATGGGAAGAAGTTTTCTCTATGGAAACTCAAGTTGTCCCAAGAAAGAACTTATGGTTAGAGTGGGTAAGGTATACTGTAAAGGCACACAACATATCAGTCGGATGCATAGCTTGTGCAGGGGCGAATCCTCATCTAACCACCCACCCCTATGTGATCCCACACATAGATAAGCTGACCTGTTTGATGAAACTTTTAAAGGGCCAGAATACCTCTGACTGTTTGGAATATCTACCTTTAGTTCATGTTAAGTCTGAGGTAAGACCTCCAGGTGAAATCTGGGTTGAGCAGGGGAACTATACCTGTGTATCCTCTGATATCACTAATGCCAAAGCTCCCCTGGGGGTGTTTGAAAAAGGTTTCTGCCAAGAGATTGTCACCATAGACCCAGATTTATTGTCCGACCATACTTCTTTtctttatgatgtcttttggctTTGTGGGAATGGTAAGCTAAGAAACCGCCTTCCCCAATCATGGAAGGGTCAATGTGCTCTGGTTAAATTAGTTCTGCCTTTCTTGATGTTACCTTGGGATCCGACTTATAAAAATGAACCGGTAAAGATAAAAAGGTCACTAAGTAACACTGATTATGGACAAGACCCTGATGTTTACATAGATAGTATTGGtgtcccaaggggggtcccagaccgatacaaggctcaggatcagattgcagccggatttgcttccataatcccccaagtgcaaatcaacaaaaatgtgGACTGGATAAATTACGTTTACTATAATGAACAGAGGTTTGTGAATTACAGTAGGGATGCTTTCACCAGTATTGTGGAAGAACTGGGCCCCAATACTAGAATGACTCTACAAAATAGAATGACCCTAGATATGATACTCGCAGAAAAAGGTGGAGTGTGTGGAATGataggagaagactgttgcacttacattcctcagaattcaggtgctggtggcaagacactgatagcaataaagaaaattacagcattggcaactgagatgaaggaaaatgcaggggtagatacctcctgggcagCATGGTTTACTAGCTGGACAGGGGGGTGGAAGGCCCTTTTCCAACAGATAGGATTGGTACTACTCGGGATGTTCATCCTGGCTTTATTTCTTTTATGTTGTTGTATACCATTGTATAAGAGGTTGGCCAAGAAAATTGCGAAGAACAAGGCTAAAGGAGTTTTTCCGAATATTGATAAAcagtctgtttgttatatgtccatgagAAATAGAAATCTGCCCGATTTGCCTGAGATCTCAGTTCTGTCAGAACAGCCTGATGTTCCAGTTCTGGAACCCCCAAATTCTTCCCCGATAGATGACCTACCTACCATTGTGATCTCGGAATACTTAGCCCCCTCCCCAATAGTGGAAGCTTTagtgtaa